The proteins below are encoded in one region of Chelmon rostratus isolate fCheRos1 chromosome 21, fCheRos1.pri, whole genome shotgun sequence:
- the LOC121625257 gene encoding alpha-N-acetylgalactosaminide alpha-2,6-sialyltransferase 1-like codes for MALETSRFLFVLLVISAATVLFILSWGHFSESISWTAVLGNSRHRGEDSLFVSDTKLRDEKGSTTPLSAVFTETNPAATLKIRASTHAAVAETPMPVLSVKSFKKLPLWDFEGVYNQDAPPRDSTCAQSLQNSEDESFREAFLPNIRLFLHKDNINMSEWNRLSHFNNPFGFMGYKYEDVMASVKLIPKPQEPLLHPKPGSDGCIRCAVVGTAGILNGSKMGKEIDAHDYVFRMNGAVIKGHEEDVGSRTSVYVHTAHSMTMSPYLFKKYGFTSAPHDEGIKFVMIPEGMRDFNWLEGLLKGERISAGPYHNKRPRTYYGGQYNERRFYVLHQDFLRYVRNRFLKSANLNSSYWAIVRPTNGAFTVLLALHTCDTVNAYGFMTEDYKKYSNYYFENTKTNVVFYINHDYILEKNLWKKLHNGKVIRLFQRTNSEKGTEKPK; via the exons ATGGCGCTCGAAACCtccaggtttttgtttgtgctgctcgtGATCTCAGCTGCCactgtgcttttcattttatcatGGGGACATTTCTCAGAAAGCATCAG CTGGACTGCCGTGTTGggaaacagcagacacagaggtgaAGACAGTCTGTTTGTCAGTGATACTAAGTTACGGGATGAAAAAGGAAGCACCACTCCACTTTCTGCAGTGTTCACAGAAACAAACCCAGCGGCAACGCTAAAAATCAGGGCCTCTACCCACGCCGCTGTGGCTGAGACACCCATGCCGGTCCTCTCCGTGAAGTCCTTCAAGAAGCTTCCTCTGTGGGATTTTGAGGGCGTTTATAACCAGGACGCCCCACCCAGAGATTCT ACGTGTGCCCAGTCTCTGCAAAACTCTGAGGATGAGAGCTTCAGGGAGGCTTTTCTTCCCAACATCCGTCTGTttctgcacaaagacaacatcaacATGAGCGAGTGGAATCGGCTTTCACACTTTAACAACCCCTTTGGATTTATGGGGTACAAGTATGAGG ATGTGATGGCTTCAGTGAAGCTGATCCCAAAGCCTCAAGAGCCACTACTCCACCCAAAGCCGGGCAGCGATGGCTGCATACGCTGTGCTGTGGTGGGCACTGCAGGGATCCTCAACGGCTCCAAAATGGGGAAAGAAATCGATGCTCATGATTACGTTTTCCG GATGAACGGAGCAGTCATCAAAGGTCACGAGGAAGACGTAGGAAGCAGGACGTCGGTGTACGTTCACACAGCCCACTCCATGACTATGTCGCCGTATTTGTTCAAGAAGTACGGATTCACATCTGCGCCTCATGATGAG GGCATAAAGTTTGTCATGATTCCTGAGGGGATGAGGGACTTCAACTGGCTTGAGGGTCTCCTCAAGGGAGAGAGGATCTCAGCCGGCCCATATCACAACAAACG GCCGAGGACGTACTATGGCGGGCAGTACAATGAGAGACGCTTCTACGTCCTGCACCAGGATTTCCTCAGATACGTGAGAAACAG GTTCTTAAAGTCCGCTAATCTGAACTCTTCATACTGGGCGATAGTCAGACCAACCAACGGAGCATTCACTGTCCTCCTGGCTCTGCACACCTGTGACACT GTGAACGCATACGGATTCATGACTGAGGACTACAAGAAATACTCTAACTACTACTTTGAGAATACTAAAaccaatgttgttttttacatcAACCACGACTATATCCTGGAGAAGAATTTATGGAAAAAACTACACAACGGCAAAGTAATTAGGCTATTTCAAAGAACGAACTCAGAAAAAGGGACAGAAAAGCCAAAGTAA
- the LOC121625258 gene encoding alpha-N-acetylgalactosaminide alpha-2,6-sialyltransferase 1-like — MALETSRFLFVLLVISAATVLFILSWGHFSESISWTAVLGNSRHRGEDSLFVSDTKLRDEKGSTTPLSAVFTETNPAATLKIRASTHAAVAETPMPVLSVKSFKKLPLWDFEGVYNQDAPPRDSTCAQSLQNSEDESFREAFLPNIRLFLHKDNINMSEWNRLSHFHYPFGFMGYKYDDVMASVKLIPKPQEPLLHPKPGSDGCIRCAVVGTAGILNGSKMGKEIDAHDYVFRMNGAIIKGHEEDVGSRTSVYVHSARSMTASLYLFKKYGFTSAPHDEGIKFVMIPEGMTDFNWLEGLLKGERISAGPYHNKRPRTYYGGQYNESRYYVLHQDFLRYVRNRFLKSANLNSYWAIVRPTSGAFTVLLALHTCDTVNAYGFMTEDYKKYSTYYFENTKTNVVFYINHDYILEKNLWKKLHNGKVIRLFQRTNSEKGTEKPK, encoded by the exons ATGGCGCTCGAAACCtccaggtttttgtttgtgctgctcgtGATCTCAGCTGCCactgtgcttttcattttatcatGGGGACATTTCTCAGAAAGCATCAG CTGGACTGCCGTGTTGggaaacagcagacacagaggtgaAGACAGTCTGTTTGTCAGTGATACTAAGTTACGGGATGAAAAAGGAAGCACCACTCCACTTTCTGCAGTGTTCACAGAAACAAACCCAGCGGCAACGCTAAAAATCAGGGCCTCTACCCACGCCGCTGTGGCTGAGACACCCATGCCGGTCCTCTCCGTGAAGTCCTTCAAGAAGCTTCCTCTGTGGGATTTTGAGGGCGTTTATAACCAGGACGCCCCACCCAGAGATTCT ACGTGTGCCCAGTCTCTGCAAAACTCTGAGGATGAGAGCTTCAGGGAGGCTTTTCTTCCCAACATCCGTCTGTttctgcacaaagacaacatcaacATGAGCGAGTGGAATCGACTTTCACACTTTCACTACCCCTTTGGATTTATGGGGTACAAGTATGACG ATGTGATGGCTTCAGTGAAGCTGATCCCAAAGCCTCAAGAGCCGCTACTCCACCCAAAGCCGGGCAGCGATGGCTGCATACGCTGTGCTGTGGTGGGCACTGCAGGGATCCTCAACGGCTCCAAAATGGGGAAAGAAATCGATGCTCATGATTACGTTTTCCG GATGAACGGAGCAATCATCAAAGGTCACGAGGAAGACGTAGGAAGCAGGACGTCGGTGTACGTTCACTCGGCACGCTCCATGACTGCGTCGCTGTATTTGTTCAAGAAGTACGGATTCACATCTGCGCCTCATGATGAG GGCATAAAATTTGTCATGATTCCTGAGGGGATGACAGACTTCAACTGGCTTGAGGGTCTCCTCAAGGGAGAGAGGATCTCAGCCGGCCCATATCACAACAAACG GCCGAGGACGTACTATGGCGGGCAGTACAATGAGAGCCGCTACTACGTCCTGCACCAGGATTTCCTGAGATACGTGAGAAACAG GTTCTTAAAGTCCGCTAATCTGAACTCTTACTGGGCGATAGTCAGACCAACCAGCGGAGCATTCACTGTCCTCCTGGCTCTGCACACCTGTGACACT GTGAACGCATATGGATTCATGACTGAGGACTACAAGAAATACTCTACCTACTACTTTGAGAATACTAAAAcgaatgttgttttttacatcAACCACGACTATATCCTGGAGAAGAATTTATGGAAAAAACTACACAACGGCAAAGTAATTAGGCTATTTCAAAGAACGAACTCAGAAAAAGGGACAGAAAAGCCAAAGTAA